One Echeneis naucrates chromosome 16, fEcheNa1.1, whole genome shotgun sequence DNA window includes the following coding sequences:
- the rxylt1 gene encoding ribitol-5-phosphate xylosyltransferase 1 isoform X3 produces MNSLVLVLNGREQQKVSYSTRWLEHVQALVHSHTVLHVAVVLLGNEQCNNDWIGPYLKRNGGFVDLLFLVYDSPWVNDKDVIQWPLGVATYRQFPMIRPNAQLITSSRPYLCNFLGTVYKNSSRETLMQVLKQSGMDKECITTAREKWLPQETADSLRHYQTALAQSELTLCPVGINTECYRIYEACSYGSVPVVEDVLTPGTCAAGSSAPLRLLKAAGAPFIFISDWKELPAILERERGMSQEQRVDRRRRLLEWYASFRQQMKERFADVIEETFFKSG; encoded by the exons ATGAACagtctggttctggtcctgaaTGGGCGTGAACAGCAGAAGGTCTCTTACTCCACACGGTGGCTGGAGCATGTTCAAGCTCTAGTTCATTCCCACACTGTGCTGCACGTGGCTGTGGTCCTACTGGGCAACGAGCAATGCAACAATGACTGGATTGGCCCATACTTGAAGAGGAATGGTGGCTTTGTTGACCTGCTGTTTCTGGTGTATGACAGCCCCTGGGTCAATGACAAAGATGTCATCCAGTGGCCTCTCGGTGTTGCTAC GTACAGACAATTTCCAATGATCAGGCCAAATGCCCAATTGATTACCTCCAGCAGGCCATACCTCTGCAATTTCCTAGGAACTGTTTACAAGAACTCCTCcagagaaacactcatgcaggTGCTGAAGCAGTCAGGCATGGATAAGGAGTGCATCACCACTGCCAGAGAGAA GTGGCTTCCTCAGGAGACAGCAGACAGTCTGAGACACTATCAGACAGCTCTGGCCCAGAGCGAGCTCACCCTTTGCCCAGTCGGAATCAACACCGAGTGCTACCGCATCTATGAAGCCTGCTCTTATGGCTCAGTTCCCGTGGTGGAAGATGTACTGACCCCTGGTACCTGTGCAGCGGGGTCCAGCGCCCCACTGCGCCTCCTGAAAGCTGCAGGAGCgcccttcatcttcatcagtgaCTGGAAAGAACTGCCGGCCATCttggagagggaaagagggatgAGCCAGGAACAGAGggtggacaggaggaggaggctgttgGAGTGGTACGCCAGTTTCCGTCAACAGATGAAAGAGAGGTTTGCTGATGTCATCGAGGAGACCTTCTTCAAAAGCGGCTGA